The following coding sequences are from one Arachis hypogaea cultivar Tifrunner chromosome 7, arahy.Tifrunner.gnm2.J5K5, whole genome shotgun sequence window:
- the LOC112702422 gene encoding nematode resistance protein-like HSPRO2 encodes MVDLEWKSKIARSKINVHDPKSPKLAVSDKPVLQSNLPALQLPLTPNDIKTAPFPLCEAYDNYLRLPQLRTLWDSNNFPNWAHEPIMKPALNGLEITFRFISTVLSDPRPYANKREWARRLESLAKAQVQLISTLCKDQEESPETCGEVPVRDVSSSGYRSYSEASLLPRLATWHRSKDVAQRILATVEAEMTRCSYTLGLGEPNLTGKPILRYDAVCMPNELHSLETTPFDHVENFENLNLHATHQIVESWSRAARVLLESVAESVEGRRFEKAARECYAVERIWKLLSEIEDLHLLMDPNDFMKLKKQIAIRGFGDTAAFCFRSKELVEVAKICREMKRMIPGILEVEVDPKGGPGMVEAAMRIYAEKKAEGVVEVLQAMLGIEAAMKRFFYDYKQVVAAVMGSGEAGGNRVDSGDSLSQIFLEPTYFPSLDAAKTFLGYYWDNHENTLTWH; translated from the coding sequence ATGGTTGATTTAGAGTGGAAATCAAAGATAGCAAGGTCCAAAATCAACGTGCATGATCCCAAGTCTCCAAAACTCGCCGTTTCAGACAAACCCGTCCTTCAGTCAAACCTACCCGCTTTGCAACTACCTCTTACACCAAACGACATCAAAACAGCGCCGTTTCCCCTTTGTGAAGCTTACGACAACTATCTCCGCCTCCCTCAGCTCCGAACACTCTGGGACTCAAACAACTTCCCAAACTGGGCCCATGAGCCCATCATGAAGCCCGCCCTCAACGGTCTCGAGATCACGTTCCGCTTCATCTCAACCGTTTTGTCGGACCCAAGGCCGTACGCGAACAAACGCGAGTGGGCCCGCAGGCTCGAGTCCTTGGCCAAGGCCCAGGTACAGCTCATCTCCACGCTCTGCAAAGACCAGGAAGAAAGCCCGGAGACATGTGGTGAAGTTCCGGTAAGGGACGTCAGCAGTAGCGGTTACAGAAGCTATAGCGAGGCTAGTTTGCTTCCAAGGCTCGCCACGTGGCACAGATCCAAAGATGTAGCTCAGAGGATCCTCGCCACCGTGGAAGCTGAGATGACGAGATGTTCGTACACTTTAGGCTTGGGCGAACCGAACCTCACCGGAAAACCGATCCTCCGTTACGACGCGGTTTGCATGCCAAACGAGCTTCACTCTCTCGAAACGACGCCATTTGACCACGTCGAGAACTTCGAGAATTTGAATCTCCACGCAACGCACCAGATTGTAGAGTCCTGGTCACGCGCCGCGCGCGTGCTGCTCGAGAGTGTTGCGGAGTCGGTCGAAGGAAGAAGGTTTGAGAAGGCGGCGAGGGAGTGCTACGCGGTGGAGCGGATCTGGAAGCTTCTATCGGAGATCGAGGACCTTCACTTATTGATGGATCCGAACGATTTCATGAAGCTGAAGAAGCAGATCGCGATTCGGGGTTTCGGCGATACCGCGGCGTTTTGCTTCCGATCGAAGGAGCTTGTGGAGGTGGCGAAGATTTGTAGGGAGATGAAGAGGATGATACCGGGGATATTGGAGGTGGAGGTTGATCCGAAGGGAGGGCCGGGTATGGTGGAGGCGGCGATGAGGATTTACGCGGAGAAGAAGGCGGAGGGTGTGGTTGAGGTGCTGCAAGCGATGCTGGGGATAGAGGCGGCGATGAAGAGATTCTTCTACGATTACAAGCAGGTTGTAGCGGCGGTGATGGGAAGCGGGGAGGCTGGCGGGAACCGAGTTGATTCAGGTGACTCGCTAAGTCAGATATTCTTGGAGCCAACGTATTTTCCGAGCCTCGATGCGGCAAAGACGTTCCTGGGATATTATTGGGATAATCACGAAAATACCCTTACTTGGCACTAA
- the LOC112702423 gene encoding uncharacterized protein produces the protein MLMTRRIGMEGIRKFIQIVASRLMCVGRTTELVGAEHQVTTGRVAELEKLLKEKNVAIERVLKERDEVATKMKSSEDEVTCLRDQIRLLQSEIKDSDLAKGQLTSRVHELEELGMEMFASGFNRAVSQIAALAPEFDCARLDVTKIVIDGKLVVDGTAEDHDENVPPT, from the exons ATGCTCATGACTCGCCGTATTGGTATGGAGGGCATAAGAAAATTTATTCAG ATCGTTGCCTCGCGTCTTATGTGTGTCGGCCGAACGACGGAGCTGGTTGGGGCTGAGCATCAGGTCACTACCGGGAGGGTCGCTGAACTAGAGAAGTTGTTGAAGGAAAAGAATGTGGCTATAGAGAGAGTTCTGAAGGAGAGGGATGAGGTGGCCACTAAGATGAAGTCGTCTGAAGACGAAGTCACCTGTCTCAGAGACCAAATCCGACTTCTACAATCTGAGATTAAGGATAGTGATTTGGCTAAAGGGCAGTTGACTTCCCGAGTTCATGAGTTAGAGGAGTTGGGGATGGAAATGTTTGCTTCAGGCTTTAACCGGGCTGTTAGTCAAATTGCAGCCTTGGCACCTGAGTTTGATTGTGCTCGGCTGGATGTGACAAAAATCGTGATTGATGGAAAGCTGGTGGTAGATGGCACGGCGGAGGATCATGATGAGAACGTCCCACCTACCTGA